A section of the Paenibacillus aurantius genome encodes:
- a CDS encoding glycoside hydrolase family 65 — MDRRRIVTRHNPELTKWDPLSPFSTGNGEFAFSADITGLQSFPEQYDVPLGTQSNWGWHYTGGRDRYEYHDAEFQPFETHGRLVGYPMKPGEKAEAYHWLRMNPHRLQLGRLSFRFLRESGEAAEAADVASIRQQLDLWSGVLTSEYTVEGVPVQVITACHPSLDAIGVRVKSKLIGTGRLQVFIRFPAPDMTNTGWAKSVFPDWGNDDRHETNLLEDGGQEALLERTMDEDRYEVRWSWSSGRLERTGPHEFTLFHMSEQGETLEFCVGFAPQSPRTAPVDEVIAASAAHWEAFWQNGAAVDFSGSPDPRAYELERRVVLSQFLCAMHSGGSLPPQETGLMYNSWFGKSHLEMHWWHAAHFPLWGRKELLLKSMDWYTRILPVARELAAEQGYEGARWPKMVDFEGKHCPSPVAPGLIWQQPHPIALAELCYKANPTRELLERFREIVYASADFMVSYAHWDEEKKVYDLGPPLIPAQECHPLAGSKNPPYELEYWKYGLETAIRWAERLQEEPPSSWGEVAGAMAEPPHADGVYLAHEWCPDTFTAKNHDHPSMVGALGILPGTLIDREIMRNTLLKVKDVWKWGSAWGWDFPMCAMTAARLGEPDLAVDFLLMDAAKNTYLTNGHNYQRPGLSAYLPGNGGLLTAIAMMAAGWEGGPQTENPGFPHDGSWSVKSEGLKPWL, encoded by the coding sequence ATGGACAGACGACGAATTGTAACGCGGCATAACCCCGAGCTTACCAAATGGGACCCTTTGTCTCCCTTCTCGACAGGTAACGGGGAATTTGCCTTCAGTGCCGACATTACCGGCCTGCAGTCGTTTCCGGAGCAGTACGACGTCCCGCTCGGCACCCAGTCCAATTGGGGCTGGCATTACACGGGCGGAAGGGACCGGTATGAGTACCACGACGCCGAGTTCCAGCCGTTTGAAACACATGGCCGGCTCGTGGGGTATCCCATGAAGCCGGGGGAGAAGGCGGAAGCCTATCACTGGCTGCGGATGAATCCCCACCGGCTTCAGCTCGGGCGGCTTTCGTTTCGCTTTCTAAGGGAATCGGGAGAGGCAGCCGAGGCAGCCGATGTAGCCTCCATCCGCCAGCAGCTGGATCTATGGTCGGGTGTCCTGACCAGTGAATACACGGTCGAAGGAGTTCCCGTCCAGGTGATAACGGCGTGCCATCCCTCTCTTGATGCGATAGGCGTCCGGGTGAAATCGAAGCTGATCGGCACGGGAAGGCTGCAGGTGTTTATCCGGTTTCCCGCTCCGGATATGACGAACACGGGTTGGGCCAAATCGGTGTTTCCCGATTGGGGGAACGACGACCGCCACGAAACTAATCTTCTGGAAGACGGCGGTCAGGAAGCGCTTCTGGAGCGGACCATGGACGAGGACCGCTATGAGGTGCGCTGGAGCTGGAGCTCCGGCAGGCTCGAGCGCACGGGTCCCCACGAGTTTACCCTTTTCCACATGTCAGAGCAGGGGGAAACGTTGGAATTTTGCGTCGGGTTCGCCCCCCAATCCCCGCGGACCGCACCGGTGGATGAGGTGATAGCCGCCAGCGCCGCCCATTGGGAAGCGTTCTGGCAGAACGGGGCGGCCGTCGATTTCTCAGGCAGCCCGGATCCGAGAGCCTATGAGCTCGAACGCCGGGTCGTGCTCTCCCAATTTCTATGCGCGATGCACAGCGGAGGCTCCCTTCCGCCACAGGAAACCGGCCTGATGTACAACAGCTGGTTCGGCAAAAGCCACCTGGAAATGCACTGGTGGCACGCCGCTCACTTCCCGCTCTGGGGAAGGAAGGAGCTTCTGCTGAAGAGCATGGACTGGTATACCCGCATCCTGCCCGTGGCCCGGGAGCTTGCGGCGGAGCAGGGCTATGAGGGCGCCCGCTGGCCCAAAATGGTCGATTTCGAAGGCAAGCACTGCCCGTCTCCCGTCGCCCCGGGCTTGATCTGGCAGCAGCCGCATCCGATCGCCCTCGCCGAGCTGTGCTACAAAGCGAATCCGACCCGGGAGTTACTGGAACGCTTTCGCGAGATCGTGTATGCCTCGGCGGACTTTATGGTCTCTTATGCCCATTGGGATGAAGAAAAGAAGGTGTATGATCTGGGGCCGCCGCTCATTCCCGCCCAGGAATGCCACCCGCTCGCCGGCAGCAAAAACCCTCCCTATGAGCTCGAATATTGGAAATACGGGCTGGAGACCGCCATCCGCTGGGCGGAGCGGCTTCAAGAAGAGCCTCCTTCCTCCTGGGGGGAAGTGGCCGGCGCTATGGCGGAGCCTCCTCATGCCGATGGAGTCTACCTTGCTCACGAGTGGTGCCCGGATACGTTTACCGCCAAAAACCATGACCATCCCTCCATGGTCGGAGCGCTGGGAATTTTGCCTGGGACACTCATTGACCGGGAGATCATGCGGAATACGCTTCTAAAAGTAAAAGACGTCTGGAAGTGGGGCTCCGCCTGGGGCTGGGATTTTCCGATGTGCGCCATGACGGCGGCCCGCCTGGGCGAGCCAGATCTGGCCGTGGATTTCCTCTTGATGGACGCCGCCAAAAATACTTATTTGACCAATGGTCACAATTACCAACGCCCGGGGTTATCGGCT